From Solwaraspora sp. WMMD1047, the proteins below share one genomic window:
- a CDS encoding DUF3099 domain-containing protein, translated as MKRQAYQPILITDAPPSQDDQLRRRQVRYVVMMGVRALCVIVGAILVGADAPLLWLWLPLCVVGMILLPWLAVLLANDRPPKERHRIGARLRQPSEPAPPRSLGPVAPDRPHRVIDVEP; from the coding sequence GTGAAGCGACAGGCGTACCAGCCGATTCTGATCACCGACGCCCCGCCCAGCCAGGACGACCAGCTCCGCCGCCGCCAGGTGCGGTACGTGGTGATGATGGGCGTCCGGGCGCTCTGCGTGATCGTCGGGGCGATCCTCGTCGGGGCGGACGCGCCGCTGCTCTGGCTCTGGCTGCCGCTCTGTGTGGTCGGCATGATCCTGCTGCCCTGGCTGGCGGTGCTGCTGGCCAACGACCGCCCGCCCAAGGAACGGCATCGCATCGGCGCCCGGCTGCGGCAGCCGAGCGAGCCGGCGCCGCCCCGCTCGCTCGGCCCGGTGGCACCGGACCGGCCACACCGGGTGATCGACGTCGAGCCGTAG